The genomic stretch CACCATAAAACCTAATATAGTGTAATGTATATCATGTTAGAAGCAAAAGGTGttaactaaaaagaaaaaattatcacTACTAATATTTGTGAAGCTACAACCCTAAACATGCTcataataaatttaaaaaaaaaaaaaaaaaaaaggacctagTTTCTTTTAACTTTTAGTGATGAgcgaatctcttcatccacccCATATGACCTTCTATTAGACTAGAGAATGATATTTCAAATCATGAATGATAGACAGTAGGGGTTAATAATGAACCCGAAGTCTATATTACAAAAGGtgtccgaaaaaaaaaaaaaagaccactaGAGTTGATGAAACTATAACTGTAAAcaataagtttaaaaaaaaaagttggaccCAAAATTTCTCTTCATGAGCTCAtggtgaagaaagaatctcttcTTCCACTCCATTTCACCCTTTAATTAGACTGAGAATGGATATTTCGAACCTAAAATAATAACCCGTGAGAATCAATGATGAACATCACCGTTGATGTAGAGAGAATAGAGATTCTCTCTTTAACATTGGTGACAAGGAAACTTTTGTAAAATCACATTATTGGGAAAGTATTAAGTAGAAACTCcaattatatgcatgtataaaTCTCTATCTTCTTTAGAACCGACTGTGTCACTTGTGAGTTGTGTTGTATCTTCTCCAACCTTGCGTATGTGAGCTTCTGATGTCCTCACAATAGTTTTATATTCTCAGACTCTTGAGAACCATACACGTCTTTCCTCCCCGGAAGAAGGAATAGCCGCCATGAAAGTTTTACATGTCTCGTATGGGAAAATAGTCTAGATTCCAGAATAGGCCTCCATCCTTTGTATTGTGGTAAAGGGTTATTGGTTTGCCTTTGTTTGTGGCCATGGCCTGCCTGTGGTCTTAAACATGTGCATTTGGGATTGAGACAGTTCTTGGGCCCTAGCTCCATCTCTATTAGGAGGTTTGTTCTACTTTTTGAGAAAGAGCTCCAGTTATAAGATATGGTGAAAATTATTTGCACAATCCGCATAGAGAAATCAATGAGATGTGATGGGATAATTCCGTACATAGGAGGGCACCGACTttattttaagagagagagagagggcaatAATGTAACCTCCCCTTGGCGGCTCAGAGaagtttttcttataaaataatttgaaaactaTGTGAGGCCCATAATATAGAGAAATTTTTTGAAGTTTTAGtattttgattgaaaatttttaaataatagttTGATAATTAAAAAGTTCAAAAATTGTAATAAAACTTAGGGAGAGGGATAagtatgccgtcgatatcaagtatgctaacggttagcaccaataggaacacgtGATGGAGTATCATATGAGGGTTATTTtataaaagggaagagagagatagacacaatgggtgctagcatacttgatatcgacgacatacccaaccttttccctaaaaCTTAGTTACCATATTTAGCAGTTTTCTAGTTAGTTAAATAATTACCATTTGTAATGATGAAAATTAGctttttcattttagtttttattcttgacTTATTCTAATTTTACTTCACTTCTAATCAAGCAAGGCTTGATAGATTGAAGTTTAGATGCTAAAGTTATAGTGAATTGACGATGGAAGAAACTATTTTTTGATAGGTGGATAgttattgtaaaaaaaattattcattttttgatAAAGTTTTCTTTCGCAATGATGAGATTGTCCATATGTGACCCATCACTCCTCCCCCCGCCCCCCTCTTTCCCCCCTTTTACACTTTCCATGGACTACATTGCCATTCACCATGGCCTTAGGAAAAtccaatccttttttttctttgctcaaTAATTAAGAATAAGTTTTTCTTTAACtatagtgaaaaaaataaagaatataataGCATTAGATCATTGACTAAGTAGGAAGCTAAACCATCTTTGGAGAAAAAGCTAAAAGGTGATTCTTATTAGAAGTTCCCTGTGCTTGGAGGAGCCGTGTGTGGAAATCAGACGCACATGTGGTCCCATGAAACACAGTGAAAGAAAACCATACTCAATCCATGACATATGGTTACAAGTCCGAAGCGCTCCCCACATGGGGACTGATCTGAACCCTCTATGGGGGTGTGGTTCTGTGCGCCAGAGGTGAGTCCCACACCCCATGGATGCACTAGAGTTGTCCCCACCCATCCCCATGTGGGGAGCAAATCCAAACATGTCCCGATACTTTGTATGACCTTATTAGATTCTAATATGATTGGGTAAGAATCAATCAGGATCAATCGATTTATGGGGATCTTCTTCCTTTTGTGGGataagagagatagatacatggAGACGTGTACGTTACGCAACTTGAcattattctttctctctgATGAGGGTAAATATGTCCCTGACCATAGCACAGCCAATGAGCGTTTGAACAACTCATGCCGaactaccacctcggccccttCATAGGCCGATCTGTCACCTTGGCCTCTCCTCATGCCGAATTGCCACCTCGGTCATTCTCAGGttgagctgccacctcggtcctTCTCAGGtcgagctgccacctcagctCGACATCATCAGGCAGGGTTCCCAAAAACGTGCTCTCATcgactcctacattcaaataaCGTAATCCCTGTTTACAAGGTCAGGATTCTATGCACTACACGTCATTAGGGACATCCACCCCTCCCACAACTAGCACTTCCGAGATAGGAGGAGAATATTCCAAAAGTATGCCTTAAGATCTAGAATATTCCTAGCATCAGAGAGCCATACCTCTGAGGGACTCCACACGTCAATAGGACTCTCTACGAACGTCTTCTTTCCTCCCTCCATCAGCAACCtgtaaataccaaggtaagcctccattatgAGGATCGAttacttcttttgactgaaaactctcttgagtatctgttATGAAAAGATTTGACTTAGTCATTAGAGAGTCTCTCGTCGGGTCAGCCGGCTCTCTACTGTTCTGTGCAGATTGACTAAAGCATCAGGAGTTGCAAGGAAGATCgattggtcaatttttaccacatcactCCCAAAATGAAGTATTTCGCTTATgaattcttcctttctctttcctctcctttCCCATCCCTCCTCTTGCCATCCTTATTGTTCAAAGTCTCTTTTTGATATGAATTTTGGGAGAATTTAACCCTATAAACTAGTTTATGAGGTGAGGAATCCAATACCATCTGTTTAACATGCATATTAGGCAAATCAGGTGGAGCAACCGATTCCCAATCCGATTGCTGACACAAAAATTAGGAATCGAATCCAACTAACTCCGAACCAATTCGATCAGAATTCAGAATCCGGACTGCTCCGATTCCGATTCCGattccgattcctcaaaccgtgGTACACATGCGGAGTAAGTCCTACTTGGCAGCCTCCATTACTTGCTATTCTGTCGTAGGGTGAGATCGAGCACGAGGGTGTCGCCATTCCTTCCAGGACCTTCTATCTTCCCAAATGCGGGCCCCACTACTCAAACCAAAGATCAAATGTGGCTTCACCATCATTCGCCACGAGTAAAGCACCTCGCGCGTGTCCCCACAGTGGTCGCTCTCCCCTCGCTCGTGTCTCCCGTACGAGCGGTTAAGTGGACGCTATCAACCCATATAGCCTTCCATGGCCTGATGGCCCCAATCTCTTGGCATGGCCCACCTTAAGcttttgctttttttaccaCGAAGGCTCCAATAGTCTTATTGGGGCCACAACCAATCTCTTCAAGTCACGTGTCGCTGCGATTTGTCTATAAATAGGACGCGTTGGAAGCCAAACTTGGATGAAGGATCATCAAGCTCTTAGAAGACGGAGAGCTGAACGGTTCTTGAGAGTTGAGGCTTTCCACTGTCAAGGGTTCTTAAATCTTCTCCATTTTTGTGCTTGGGTTTTCTGGTTTCAGCTCAGTAGTCTCATTAACGATGTTCATTGAGAGCTTCAAGGTTGAGAGCCCTAATGTTAAATACTCAGAGAATGAGATTCAATCTGTGTACAGTTATGAGACCACTGAGCTTGTTCATGAAAACAGAAACGGTTCTTACCAATGGATCGTCAAGCCTAAGACTGTTCAATATGAGCTCAAGACTGATACTCGTGTTCCTAAGCTAGGGTTAGCTACCAGATTCCCTGATTCTGTTTCATGCTATTCCTTAAAGAAATCGattaatttttaagaaaataaaaaaagaaactgcTTTTAGTTGTTCTTGTATTCTTAGTTTTCTGAAATTTTGATAGGGTTTTGCTTGTGGGTTGGGGAGGAAACAATGGTTCAACCCTTACTGGCGGTGTCATTGCTAATCGGGAGTGAGTTTCTTGGTTCCCATCTCAATCTTCTTTCTTATGATTTCtaatttctgattttgtttAATGTAAATGGGTTTGGTAAGATTTGGTGTGGGCTATTCTTGTCTGGTTCTAAATTTATAAATGTTTAATGTTCTCAGAGGAATTTCTTGGGCTACCAAAGATAAAGTACAGCAAGCCAATTATTTTGGGTCGCTCACCCAGGCATCAACCATTCGAGTTGGATCGTTTAATGGGGAAGAGATTTATGCTCCTTTCAAGAGCTTACTCCCCATGGTATTGTAACTCACTGCAAATTCATGGCTTCGTCCTACCCTTTTATCAGtttctcattttgttttttgttacaCAGGTGAACCCTGATGATGTTGTTTTTGGGGGTTGGGATATAAGCGACATGAACTTGGCGGATGCCATGGCCAGGGCTAAGGTCTTTGACATCGATTTGCAGAGTCAGTTAAGGCCTTACATGGAATCCATGGTTCCACTTCCTGGAATTTACGACCCTGATTTCATAGCTGCCAATCAAGGCTCTCGTGCAAACAACGTCCTTAAGGGTACCAAGAAAGAGCAGGTTCAACAAATTATGAAggatataaggtatattttctttaatttatctTAATTATCGCTTCCATTGACCTGTTCTTCAGATGGGTTTTGTTTAATTGTTGCCTACATTTAATGTGTTGAGTCTGAACTCTGATCTGGGTTGATGTCAGGGATTTCAAGGAAGCTACTAAGGTAGACAAGGTGGTTGTTCTTTGGACGGCCAACACGGAGAGATACAGCAATGTAGTTGTGGGTCTTAATGATACCATGGAGAACCTGCTAGCTTCTCTGGACAGGGACGAGTCTGAAATATCTCCATCGACCTTGTACGCAATTGCCTGTGTACTTGAGAACATCCCTTTCATCAATGGAAGCCCACAGAACACCTTTGTTCCAGGGCTGATTGACTTGGCTATTAGGAGGAACAGTTTAATCGGTGGAGACGACTTCAAGAGTGGTCAGACCAAGATGAAATCTGTGTTGATTGATTTCCTTGTTGGGGCTGGAATTAAGGTAGGTAGTCTCACTCTGCAATTCTAGTTACTAACTAGAGATGGAAAACAAGAtcaaattttattcatttttttttttgcataatttAATGATAAACGTGTCTGATTTCAGCCGACATCAATAGTGAGTTACAACCATCTGGGAAACAACGATGGCATGAATCTCTCGGCACCTCAAACCTTCAGATCGAAGGAGATCTCAAAGAGCAATGTAGTGGACGACATGGTTTCCAGTAATGGCATTCTCTACGAGCCAGGCGAGCACCCGGATCACGTCATCGTGATCAAGGTATCTATCTGAATCATCTTGAAGTCCAAATTTCTAAATAAAGAATAAACAAAGGCGACTTTATAGGATCTTCCTCGTTTCATGGTTACTTGATCGATTactaaaattgattttttgggGGAATTACAGTATGTGCCATACGTGGGAGACAGCAAGAGAGCTATGGATGAGTACACATCGGAGATATTCATGGGAGGGAAGAGCACCATCGTCCTCCACAACACGTGTGAGGATTCCTTGTTGGCTGCTCCCATTATTTTGGACTTGGTCCTCCTGGCCGAGCTCAGTACTCGGATCGAATTCAAAGCTGAGGGAGAGGTTTGTCACTTTCACTTTAATcacttcaaagattcaaagctgaaattgaaattgaaattggtgCTTCCGGGCTCACTCTGTTTCCTATAATTTTTGCAGGGCAAGTTCCACTCATTCCACCCTGTGGCCACCATTCTGAGCTACCTCACAAAGGCTCCACTGGTAACAAAAAAGAATCCTTCTCTTTTACCCTCATAAGGGTTCTTTCTCTTAGTATTAGTTTGGTTTCTAAACGAAGTTTGTTTGTGACACAGGTCCCGCCTGGTACTCCAGTGGTGAATGCTCTGTCGAAGCAGAGAGCAATGCTTGAGAACATTTTAAGGGCCTGTGTTGGATTGGCTCCGGAGAATAATATGATTTTGGAATATAAATGAAAAAGGAGAGAAG from Macadamia integrifolia cultivar HAES 741 chromosome 11, SCU_Mint_v3, whole genome shotgun sequence encodes the following:
- the LOC122094316 gene encoding inositol-3-phosphate synthase; this translates as MFIESFKVESPNVKYSENEIQSVYSYETTELVHENRNGSYQWIVKPKTVQYELKTDTRVPKLGVLLVGWGGNNGSTLTGGVIANREGISWATKDKVQQANYFGSLTQASTIRVGSFNGEEIYAPFKSLLPMVNPDDVVFGGWDISDMNLADAMARAKVFDIDLQSQLRPYMESMVPLPGIYDPDFIAANQGSRANNVLKGTKKEQVQQIMKDIRDFKEATKVDKVVVLWTANTERYSNVVVGLNDTMENLLASLDRDESEISPSTLYAIACVLENIPFINGSPQNTFVPGLIDLAIRRNSLIGGDDFKSGQTKMKSVLIDFLVGAGIKPTSIVSYNHLGNNDGMNLSAPQTFRSKEISKSNVVDDMVSSNGILYEPGEHPDHVIVIKYVPYVGDSKRAMDEYTSEIFMGGKSTIVLHNTCEDSLLAAPIILDLVLLAELSTRIEFKAEGEGKFHSFHPVATILSYLTKAPLVPPGTPVVNALSKQRAMLENILRACVGLAPENNMILEYK